A section of the Mangifera indica cultivar Alphonso chromosome 12, CATAS_Mindica_2.1, whole genome shotgun sequence genome encodes:
- the LOC123193391 gene encoding transcriptional activator DEMETER-like isoform X3: MSPRTKFGEEVSVSREKKFQIMGTWMPVTPKKSIPVRSSPVAIDRHERPLARENWQEMAGLPVGNMQEMLHYNHSINHIQELPIYSRGVNHIQELPNYSRGINHIQELPNHSRSINHIQELPNFSRGVNHLQELPNYNRGTIHLQELLNYNGGVHNLNPVGQVTQSEGYCGGRNIGVAERSGMINQIAASYRPALHNNSAGWNVKTVAELLAINNAAAFASPNKTQGRSTSMANAPLIPGLQSQVSSWRDSDSTNLVHNQIHFGSNPLSNSSGFQQISQGPSITTTLPISPVTPDRQLKKLANNQVSMTVNFSMNEISTPEKDKQETSVMPIGNEGTQLISDEFFHKDMSSSAISTALEEKKDLDNGGDQGIDLNKTPQQKPPKRKKVRPKVFVEKPKKTEKKTPGEKRRYTRKKDLKESANQPEDVLRETTDPSAEPPAKSCRRSLNFDFEKSRKGSQSEVISHLEEMQQRHPGTFNLNLDSQATELTNRISGTKSTMLIGHQNNLPTVNQQPGIVNTNTLSMNQILVDNISIPERHAVASSPLARKDPCNKGLNVIASNVDTKTAQPCQKSSRNGNTHIQQHINAKGIGETVSPAETIFGNFEKTRVIFSTIPQSQVLSSLKEARGFKRRYGHAIEQTHPHTENSMGSSLLYQDIFQMNGCHQNSNIVGVGSNKNNKIENGRHTNINSNLWGTDAIKCCSHQVQTKRVNHINGSSHQIGDGEVVKRLIDWDPQSMAYEGNLPNQIHSKQHLSAEKLRETIGLTSIPDSVPLMASERCNLLQPTRPGKAPSPADRLARKTCHTNGSAKQNVKCNLGKSTSSGRDQMQSEHGEVLQDHLQYSAKIKGLPNKQIYPISMDEIINKFKALNLNRTSGQVQEQVQNAIVPYNQDGKIVPYKQDGTIVPYEGFDFIKKRKPRPKVDLDPETNRIWSLLMGKEGSEGLEGMDEEKEKWWEEERKVFQGRANSFIARMHLVQGDRRFSKWKGSVVDSVIGVFLTQNVSDHLSSSAFMSLAARFPLKSNNKRCNIDGTNISVEEPEVCMPSPNVSIQWNEQVLRNPLCGQNAITPHELTERQRERNISGIEKTSLLEAHSHSLEEEVVSSQDSFSSSILQGSGGIKSSSGSNSEAEDPISGCRPKQVHGSTHFLQVRNAALFQDLNSCINVNSLFQEGYGNGHKSSNDTENSQQDSRLDSMENFGSSLTFTQLLNFDDSQNQVPLLPSPKYQPQMNWYSEVLESSEICSGDCLSSWHSTDSGYPKGKDSRRNGQLAEDVGETTVQQNGLPISEEMPPVRTHAKLSKQSMPQQNISQPGSQKKCNQQNGESMPLREPINHVETLAQGQNSTMQNVPNCREVAEKTFHLEKRVSAVNKVPENTTVNPNSKEQALSKAYGGANPSISKSKKGKIDAAKKNTMDWDMLRKQVLGNGKKKERPKDTIDSLDYEAVRCAHVDEISKAIKERGMNNMLAERIQDFLNRIAREHGSIDLEWLRDVPPDKAKDYLLSIRGLGLKSVECVRLLTLHHLAFPVDTNVGRIAVRLGWVPLQPLPESLQLHLLELYPILESIQKYLWPRLCKLDQRTLYELHYQLITFGKVFCTKSKPNCNACPMRGECRHFASAFASARLALPGPEEKSMVSSTIPTTTEQNPAPVFNPVLLPPPEEKSIREAGRDIGKCEPIIEEPATPEPELTEISASDIEDTFYEDPDEIPTIKLNIEEFTVNVQNFMQKNMELQEGDMSKALVALDPDAASIPAPKLKNVSRLRTEHQVYELPDSHPLLKGMDGREPDDPSPYLLAIWTPGETADSIQPPGKNCGSQESGKLCNEMTCFSCNSMREANSQTVRGTLLIPCRTAMRGSFPLNGTYFQVNEMFADHESSLNPIHVPREWVWNLPRRTVYFGTSVSSIFKGLTTEGIQYCFWRGFVCVRGFDQKTRAPRPLMARLHFPASKLTKAKIENKR, translated from the exons ATGAGTCCCAGAACTAAGTTCGGGGAGGAGGTTTCAGtttcaagagagaaaaaattccAGATCATGGGTACTTGGATGCCAGTTACTCCTAAAAAGTCAATTCCTGTGAGATCTAGTCCAGTGGCAATAGACAGACATGAGAGACCACTGGCAAGAGAAAACTGGCAAGAAATGGCTGGGTTGCCTGTTGGAAATATGCAAGAGATGCTACATTACAATCATAGCATTAATCATATACAAGAGCTGCCGATTTACAGTAGAGGCGTTAATCATATACAAGAGCTGCCGAATTACAGTAGAGGCATTAATCATATACAAGAGCTGCCAAATCACAGTAGAAGCATTAATCATATACAAGAGCTGCCGAATTTCAGTAGAGGTGTTAATCATCTACAAGAGCTGCCAAATTACAATAGAGGCACTATTCATTTACAAGAGTTGCTAAATTACAATGGGGGTGTTCATAATTTGAATCCGGTTGGACAAGTCACTCAAAGTGAAGGGTATTGTGGTGGTCGCAATATTGGTGTGGCTGAGAGAAGTGGAATGATCAACCAAATTGCAGCCTCCTACAGACCAGCCTTGCATAATAATAGCGCAGGCTGGAATGTTAAGACAGTAGCTGAACTTTTGGCAATAAATAATGCGGCAGCATTTGCCTCTCCCAACAAAACTCAAGGCAGAAGTACAAGCATGGCAAATGCACCTCTAATTCCAGGTTTGCAATCTCAAGTTAGCAGTTGGAGAGATTCTGATTCAACTAATTTGGTTCacaatcaaattcactttgGCTCAAATCCATTGAGTAACAGTTCCGGCTTTCAGCAGATATCCCAAG GTCCAAGCATCACTACCACATTGCCAATCTCACCGGTAACACCAGATCGTCAGTTGAAGAAGTTGGCAAATAATCAGGTTTCTATGACagtaaatttctcaatgaatgAAATCTCAACTCCAGAAAAAGACAAACAAGAAACCTCAGTCATGCCCATTGGGAATGAAGGTACTCAGCTCATTTCTGATGAATTCTTTCACAAAGATATGTCGTCTTCTGCCATTTCAACAGCACTTGAGGAAAAAAAGGATTTGGATAATGGGGGTGACCAGGGAATTGACCTTAACAAGACACCCCAACAGAAACCACcgaaaagaaaaaaggtcaGGCCAAAAGTATTTGTAGAAAAACCCAAAAAGACTGAAAAAAAGACTCCTGGTGAGAAGAGAAGGTATACGCGGAAGAAAGACCTGAAAGAATCAGCAAATCAACCAGAAGATGTTTTGAGGGAGACTACTGATCCTAGTGCTGAACCTCCTGCAAAATCATGCAGAAGAtcattgaattttgattttgagaaGTCCAGAAAAGGAAGTCAGAGTGAAGTAATTAGTCATCTGGAAGAAATGCAACAAAGGCACCCGGGgacttttaatttaaacttggaTTCTCAAGCCACAGAATTAACCAACAGAATAAGCGGAACAAAGTCAACCATGCTGATTGGCCATCAGAATAATTTGCCCACAGTAAATCAACAACCAGGAATTGTTAATACCAATACCCTTTCCATGAATCAAATTCTGGTTGATAACATATCAATACCAGAAAGGCATGCAGTTGCATCTTCACCACTTGCAAGAAAAGATCCCTGCAACAAAGGTTTAAATGTCATAGCAAGTAACGTAGACACTAAAACAGCTCAACCATGCCAAAAGAGTAGCAGAAATGGAAACACTCATATCCAGCAACATATTAATGCAAAAGGAATTGGAGAGACAGTGTCTCCAGCGGAAACCATTTTTGGAAACTTTGAGAAAACAAGAGTGATATTTTCAACTATCCCTCAATCACAGGTTTTGTCCAGTTTGAAAGAAGCAAGGGGATTCAAGAGAAGATATGGCCATGCAATTGAGCAGACACATCCACATACTGAAAATTCAATGGGTTCTTCATTATTGTACCAAGATATTTTTCAGATGAATGGATGCCACCAAAACAGCAACATTGTTGGTGTAGgttcaaacaaaaacaataaaattgagAATGGACGACATACAAACATAAACAGCAACCTTTGGGGTACAGATGCAATCAAATGTTGCTCAcatcaagttcaaacaaaacGTGTCAATCATATCAATGGGAGTAGCCATCAGATAGGGGATGGTGAAGTGGTCAAGAGGCTTATTGACTGGGATCCTCAATCTATGGCTTATGAGGGTAACTTGCCAAACCAGATTCATTCTAAGCAGCATTTAAGTGCAGAAAAATTGAGAGAGACTATTGGATTGACTTCAATCCCTGACTCTGTACCCTTAATGGCAAGTGAGAGATGTAACCTGCTCCAACCTACTCGCCCAGGCAAAGCCCCCTCACCTGCAGACAGGCTAGCAAGGAAAACTTGCCACACTAATGGTTCAGCAAAGCAGAATGTTAAATGCAATTTAGGCAAATCAACTTCATCTGGAAGGGATCAGATGCAATCAGAACATGGAGAAGTCTTGCAAGATCATCTGCAGTATTCTGCAAAAATAAAAG GACTGCCAAATAAACAGATTTATCCTATTTCAATGGatgagattataaataaattcaaagcTCTCAATCTCAACAGAACGTCTGGCCAGGTACAAGAGCAAGTGCAGAATGCAATTGTTCCATACAATCAAGATGGAAAAATTGTTCCATACAAACAAGATGGTACAATTGTTCCATATGAAGGTTTTGACTTCATCAAGAAACGTAAGCCAAGGCCTAAAGTGGACCTTGACCCAGAGACTAATAGAATCTGGAGTCTATTGATGGGCAAGGAAGGAAGTGAAGGCCTTGAAGGGATGGATgaggaaaaggaaaaatggtGGGAAGAGGAGAGGAAAGTTTTTCAAGGACGAGCTAATTCATTCATTGCAAGAATGCATCTTGTACAAG GTGATAGACGCTTCTCGAAATGGAAGGGGTCAGTTGTTGACTCAGTGATAGGAGTTTTCCTAACTCAGAATGTTTCTGACCATCTCTCAAG CTCTGCCTTCATGTCTTTGGCAGCACGATTTCCTCTCAAGTCAAACAACAAGAGATGCAACATAGATGGTACAAACATATCAGTTGAAGAACCAGAAGTATGTATGCCGAGCCCAAATGTTTCCATCCAATGGAATGAACAGGTATTAAGGAATCCACTCTGCGGTCAAAATGCTATAACCCCGCATGAATTGACAGAACgtcagagagaaagaaatatcTCAGGGATAGAAAAAACAAGCTTATTGGAGGCACATAGTCATAGCTTGGAGGAAGAAGTCGTATCATCACAAGATTCTTTTAGTTCTTCAATCCTTCAAGGCAGTGGAGGAATCAAATCCTCTTCAGGCTCTAACTCTGAAGCAGAAGACCCTATTTCTGGGTGCAGACCTAAACAGGTTCATGGTTCAACACATTTTCTACAAGTGAGAAATGCAGCCTTGTTTCAGGATCTCAACAGTTGCATAAATGTGAACTCACTTTTTCAAGAGGGTTATGGGAATGGGCACAAGTCGTCAAATGATACAGAAAACAGCCAACAAGACTCAAGACTGGACAGCATGGAGAACTTTGGCAGCTCTTTAACTTTTACTCAATTACTCAATTTTGACGATTCACAGAATCAGGTGCCACTACTCCCTTCCCCCAAGTATCAGCCACAAATGAATTGGTACTCAGAAGTATTGGAAAGCTCTGAGATCTGCAGTGGCGACTGCCTATCTTCCTGGCATTCAACTGATTCTGGGTATCCAAAGGGAAAAGATAGCAGAAGAAATGGACAGCTGGCAGAAGATGTGGGTGAAACAACAGTCCAACAGAATGGATTACCAATTTCAGAAGAAATGCCACCAGTGCGCACACATGCAAAATTAAGCAAGCAATCAATGCCACAACAAAATATTTCTCAACCAGGGTCTCAGAAAAAATGTAATCAACAAAATGGTGAAAGCATGCCACTTAGAGAGCCTATTAATCATGTTGAAACACTGGCTCAGGGGCAGAATAGTACAATGCAGAATGTACCGAATTGCAGGGAGGTTGCAGAAAAAACATTTCATTTAGAAAAAAGAGTATCTGCAGTGAATAAGGTCCCAGAAAATACAACAGTTAACCCAAATTCAAAGGAGCAAGCACTTTCTAAAGCATATGGCGGGGCAAATCCCAGTATTTCAAAGTCAAAAAAAGGGAAGATTGATGCTGCTAAAAAGAATACAATGGACTGGGACATGTTAAGAAAACAGGTCTTGGGCAATggtaagaaaaaggaaagaccTAAAGACACAATCGACTCATTGGACTATGAAGCAGTGAGATGTGCCCATGTTGATGAGATTTCTAAAGCTATCAAAGAAAGAGGGATGAACAACATGCTAGCAGAGAGAATACAG GATTTCTTAAATAGAATTGCCCGGGAACATGGAAGCATTGATCTTGAATGGTTAAGAGATGTTCCCCCTGACAAAGCAAA GGATTATTTATTAAGCATACGTGGATTGGGGTTAAAAAGTGTAGAATGTGTGAGGCTGTTAACTCTTCATCATCTTGCCTTTCCG gtTGACACAAATGTTGGACGCATAGCAGTTAGATTGGGATGGGTCCCTCTGCAACCACTGCCTGAATCTCTTCAGTTACACCTCTTGGAGCT ATACCCAATATTGGAATCAATACAGAAATATCTGTGGCCAAGATTGTGCAAACTCGATCAACGAACACT ATATGAGTTACATTACCAACTGATTACATTTGGAAAG GTTTTCTGTACAAAGAGCAAACCAAATTGCAATGCATGTCCAATGAGAGGAGAGTGCAGACACTTTGCAAGTGCTTTTGCAAG TGCAAGACTTGCATTGCCAGGCCCTGAGGAAAAGAGTATGGTGAGTTCAACCATTCCTACTACAACTGAACAAAACCCTGCCCCAGTTTTCAATCCTGTGCTATTACCCCCACCTGAAGAAAAGTCAATCAGAGAAGCAGGGCGTGATATTGGCAAGTGTGAACCCATAATTGAAGAACCAGCAACACCAGAGCCAGAATTGACAGAAATATCAGCAAGCGACATTGAGGACACTTTTTATGAGGATCCTGATGAAATCCCAACGATAAAACTCAATATTGAAGAGTTTACAGTGAATGTGCAGAACTTTATGCAAAAGAACATGGAGCTTCAAGAAGGTGACATGTCTAAGGCTCTAGTTGCTTTAGACCCGGACGCTGCTTCAATTCCTGCTCCCAAACTCAAGAACGTGAGTCGCCTGCGTACAGAGCATCAAGT GTATGAACTTCCAGATTCTCATCCTCTGCTAAAAGGG ATGGATGGGCGGGAACCTGATGATCCCAGCCCATATCTCCTTGCTATATGGACACCAG GTGAAACTGCCGATTCAATTCAGCCACCTGGAAAAAACTGTGGGTCACAAGAATCAGGAAAGTTATGCAATGAGATGACATGCTTTTCATGTAATAGTATGAGAGAAGCCAATTCACAAACAGTCAGGGGAACTCTTCTG ATACCTTGTAGAACAGCAATGAGAGGAAGCTTCCCACTCAATGGAACATACTTTCAAGTTAATGAG